Genomic segment of Tindallia magadiensis:
ATGCTTTATGTTAATTTTCCCTTCTTCCGTTCCACCCCAAAGATGACAACCAAAAGCTGCGTCTACTTTGGGATTTTCCAGAACTCCTTCCTCTATCATTGGTAGTGCACCACCATCCGTTTCTTCAGCAGGTTGAAATAGAAATTTTATATTTCCATGAATATAATCTTTTAGCTCACTTAATATCATGGCAGCTCCTAACAGTCCAGCAGTATGTCCATCGTGACCACATGCATGCATTTTATTCTTTACTTTCGAACAATAGTCTAAAGATGTTTCTTCATTAATAGGCAAGGCATCCATATCAGCTCTTAACAAAATGGTTTTTCCAGGATGATTTCCCCTAAGAATTCCTACCACTCCCGTCTTAGCAATATTCTTATGTGTTTCAATGCCTATCGACTCTAATGTTTCAGTTATGATTTTAGATGTGTGAAACTCTTCAAACCCCAATTCAGGGTTCATATGAATCTCATGTCTAATTCTTACTGTTTCTGGATAATATTTTTTTGCTAAAGAATAAATCGAATAATTCTCCATATAATCATCCTTTCTTAAATATTGCGAATGTAAAAACTATTATAAACATCTGCCTTGTAATATGATATATTGTAAAGACCGCAATATTAATAGTAATTATGGTTATGAAAACATTTTGTTAGGAGGGAGAAAGTGGATCACCTAAACGAAACCGCTACATACAAAGCCATGCTAAACATCGTGAAAACATTGAACTCTTCAAAAAGCGCTCAAGAAATACTCAACAGCCTGTTAGAAAAATCGGTTCAATTAGTTTCAAGTGGAGATACCGGACTAATATTTCTATTTAATGAGAAAAAGGATTATCTAGAGGTTAAAGCCTCCTATGGTTTTAACTCTAATTCGTATGAAATCATCATTAGAAAGGGTGAATCTATTACAGGTAAAGCTTTTGAGGAAAACCGATCTATCGTTGTAAATAACAGAGAGGATATTCTCCGTTATATGTCCAGCATTACTTTTTACTTCGAAAATACATCGAGTCCGGATAAATTTTTAGGCAGAAAACTCAGCGATATAAAAGGCGCCATCGCATGCCCCATAAGAATAAGAGATGAATGTATTGGTGTGTTGGTCATTAATAATTTTTCAACCATGTCTACTTTTACAGATTTTGATAAGGAAATTGTAGAAATAATATCTTCACAGGCAGGCCTAGCCATAGAAAAAGCTAGAAATCTTGAAAAAGAAAAAAAGAAGAGTTTAGAGTTAGATCAATATAGCAAAATACTTGAGCAGGAAAAGAATAGGTATAAGCACGGAATGAACGTTCATATGAGGTTTATGGATATGGTATTAAATGGAGCTTCTATCGACGATTTGATCGAAGAAATATCATCTTTGATAAAATCAGATTTAATTTTCATCGATCAACTTGATCATATTCGTTCTCAAAAGATTTCTATAAATCTTACAGATGAAAATATTTTAGAATTAATAAACCTAGGGTTTGCGATGCAAAAAAACAATCATAATGATCGCATGGTTTTTAAGGGATATCTCATTACCACTCAAAGCATCATTATTGATAGTGACTATTTAGGGTTTTTAATCATTATAAGTTCAGAAGAAATCTACACCGAAGAGTACGAAATAACCCTCGAAAGAGGGATCACCGTATTGGCATTGGAAATATTTAAGAATAGAGAAATGGAGATGCTAGAAGAAAGTTTCAAGGGAGATTTTTTGGATGTCTTAATTACTCACGACAATATCCATACCATCAACCGATATTCTTATAAGTACAAGGTCGATTTCACAAAATACAATCGATTAATTTTGATAGAAGCAAATGTTTTGCCTTCTGATTGCGAACACAAGATTAAAGACTACTTCAAAGATAGATTGAAAAGAATATTGAAAACGACTTCAACAGAAGCTTTTGTAGCCTATAAGTTCGAAATGTTCTTCA
This window contains:
- a CDS encoding helix-turn-helix domain-containing protein — encoded protein: MDHLNETATYKAMLNIVKTLNSSKSAQEILNSLLEKSVQLVSSGDTGLIFLFNEKKDYLEVKASYGFNSNSYEIIIRKGESITGKAFEENRSIVVNNREDILRYMSSITFYFENTSSPDKFLGRKLSDIKGAIACPIRIRDECIGVLVINNFSTMSTFTDFDKEIVEIISSQAGLAIEKARNLEKEKKKSLELDQYSKILEQEKNRYKHGMNVHMRFMDMVLNGASIDDLIEEISSLIKSDLIFIDQLDHIRSQKISINLTDENILELINLGFAMQKNNHNDRMVFKGYLITTQSIIIDSDYLGFLIIISSEEIYTEEYEITLERGITVLALEIFKNREMEMLEESFKGDFLDVLITHDNIHTINRYSYKYKVDFTKYNRLILIEANVLPSDCEHKIKDYFKDRLKRILKTTSTEAFVAYKFEMFFIILPEETILNDKLLTLMERISYIKNDTSSITNLSGIVSELFLGSINFSKVYMNCKKLLRQKNDSNSNVDWIFFSDSKAKKIILNTPESDLKAFANDVLGDLLNDPRNKEFLKTLKIYIRNSENWTKTKDDLFIHGNTLTQRLNKISDLLDCNIKSYYPRLNIQLAIEIIDLYPEYYNQN